CGGTGCGGGCTGTCGGTAAAGCAGGCGATGGCGGAACTGGCGAGGCTGCGGGCGGCGGGGTGCGAGTTGGACGAGCATCCGCAGCATGGCGTGACGCTGACGGAGGCGGGGCTGAGCACGTGGCAGGACTATCTCGCGTGGCGGCTGGGGGCGGGGCGGCATGTGGCGGTGTATCGGCAGACAGGCAGCACGCAGGACGTTTGCCGGGGCTTGATCGCGGCGTACGGCCGATCGGCAGACGGCGCGCTGGTGGTGGCGGAGCAGCAGTCAGCCGGTCGCGGTCGACTGGGTCGGCGGTGGGTGGCGCCGGCGGGGGCGGGGCTGGCGTTCAGCCGAGTGTACGTGGGCGACGACGAGGCGACGGTGGATCGGCTGATGTTCGCGACGGCGGTGGCGGTGGCGGAGGCGTTGGAGCGGGCGTTGGGTGGGAAGGCGGCAGTGGGGATCAAGTGGCCTAACGATGTGTGTGTGGATGGGCGGAAGCTGGCGGGCGTGCTGGTGGAGGCCGAGCCGACGGCGGCGGTGATCGGTGTGGGGGTGAACACGCATCTGCAAGCGGACGACTTGCCGAGCGATGAGCCGACGCTGCGCGAGCGGGTGACGAGCCTGGCGATGCTGGGCGTGCGGACGCATCGGCTGGCGGTGCTGGCGGCGGTGGTGTTGGCGATTGATGAGGCGTTGCAGCGCACGCCGGTGTCGGTCTTGCTTGAGCGATGGCGGCAGCGGTGCACGATGTTGCACCAGCGTGTGTCGCTGCTGAGCGACGGTCGGCCGGTGACGGGGCAGGTACTCGACCTGGACGCACACGCCGGGCTGATCGTGCGTCGCGATACGGGTGAGATTGTGCACCTGCCCGCTGCGACGACGACGGTGGTGTGATATTGAGTTGCCCATCAACCATGGACTGTGTGTATGAGGCTGACAACGCCGACGGATTGAATCCGTGGGCTTCCAGCGCACCCGAGATTCATGTCCATGCCGGATGAGAGGGTGATGGACATGAGGTGGCTTGTCGGGCTTGGCAGAGTGGGGCACGATGATGGCGTGATGGGGGAACTGCTGGTTTTTTCGTTGGCGAGTCGAATCGCGAGGATGGCCGATCTACGGTCAAGCGACGGGCTGCGAGCGAAGCAGTCCGAACGTGACACCCCTTGCCGTGCGAAGGAGCCTGACCATGCAAGCGAGCGAAATGATGACAACGTCGATTCACTGCTGCACGCCGACCACGCGCGTGGCCGACGCGGCGAAGAAGATGAAAGAACACGACATCGGCGCGATTCCGATTGTCGAAAGCGAATCACGGCGGAAGCTGATCGGCATGTTGACAGACCGCGACATCGTCGTGCGACTGGTGGCCGAGTCGATGAACCCGCTTGAATGTGATGTGGAAGACGCGATGACGGGACAGACATTTTCTGTTACGCCGGAGACGAGCGAAGAAGAGGTTTGTCAGTTGATGGAGGAGCATCAGGTTCGTCGCGTGCCGGTGGTGGACAACGAGGGCAATTGCCTGGGCATCATCAGCCAGGCGGACATCGCCCGCCGCGCGACGGAACACGAGACGGCCGAGTTGTTGAAGGACATTTCCCGGCCGAGTCGCGCTGCGTGAGACATGATGCGAGTTGCAGGGTGATGTGAGCCTCACCAGGTGTGCTGTCATGATCCGTCCCAATGCATCGCCTGCTGGTGACGACCGGCCTGTGGTGGTCGTCACCAGCAGCAGCGGATTGACAGGGCAGGCGGTCGTACGACGACTGGCGGCGCGTTGCCGCGTGCTCGGCCTGGGCCGGGTTGAGCCGACGACGTTGATCGAAGGCGTTGAGCACTTGCCGTGCGACATCACGGCCGAGCGATCGCTGGCGGAGGCGATGGCCTTGGTGCACCGGTTGGCTGGTGATCGACTGGCGAGCGTGGTGCATCTGGCGGAAGATCACGCCGGTGATGAAGCGGCTCGGCGAGTGTTTGAGCACGCTCGGCCGTTGGCGCCGAGGCAGTTTATCTACACCAGCACGATGCTCGTGCACGCGTCGTGTGAGCCGGGGCAGCGGATTGACGAGCATTGGCCCATCGAGCCGAGGGACGCGCGAGGCCGCTCCGCTGCGGCGGCTGAGCGGTGGCTGGGCGAGCATGGCGGGGCGACGCCGACGGTAACGCTCCGTCTGGCGGACTTGTACGACGACGTCTGCCACGCGCCGTCGCTGGCACGTCAGGTGCAGCGCATTTACGAACGGCAGATGTTGGCGGAGGTGTATCCGGGGAACGTAGCGCACGGCAGGGCGATGTTGCATCGCGATGATCTGGCCGAGGCGTTGGAGTGTGTGATCGGTCGACGGGATGCGCTGCCGGAGTATGGCGTGTTGCTGGTGGGCGAGCCGGAAACGCTCAGCTATGGCCGTATTCAACAACGGGTGGCGTGGCAGTTGTATGGGCAGGCGTGGACCACGCAGTCGATCCCCAAATCACGGGCGAAGGCGGGCGCGTGGGTGCGAGGCCGGGTGCCGGTGGGGGAAGAGCCGTTCGTCGTGGGGGAGGCGATCGACCATGTTGATGATCATTATTCGCTGGACATCTCGCGAGCGCAAGCCTGGCTGGATTGGCAGCCACGTCGTCGGCTGAGCGAGGCGCTGCGGACGATAGTTCAGATGCTGCAAGCCGATCCGGTAGCGTGGTATCGCGAGCACGGCCTGCCGATGCCCGGCTGGTTGGAGGAGTCCGCCCGGACCCGTTCGACCGCTTTGTTCCCTCCGCCGACAGGCGAATGAATGGCTGGCCCTGGCCGATCCCCGGCCTGGCACTTGCCAGTTTCGTCAAATTCCGTAGAATTCGCGAGCAAAGAGCGCCTCATCGGGAAATTCGTCATTTGCATGACATGACCCGAGTCCGATTACCCGCCAGCGTAGCTCAGTGGCAGAGCAGTGCTTTCGTAAAGCACAGGTCGCCGGTTCAAATCCGGCCGCTGGCTTTCTGTTATCTCTCGCAATGCTTCGTCATTACTGCCTAAAAAAGGGACGTCGCCTTTTTCAACTGCTCATCCTCAACTTTTCGTTACGCTCCGCTGGTACGGCCCATTAGCTCATGTTGCCATGCTTGGCCAGCATTTTGATCGGCCTGCGTATGAAGCTCGGCGAGCAGGCGGTTCGCAAGCTTTAATGATGGAGCCATGCGGACCGCAGTGCGCAGTGCCAGAACGGCCTGATCTGTTCGGCCTACGGCGGCCAACGATCGGCCGAGCGTTTCGTGCGCCTGTGGGTAATGGTGGACAAGGGCGACGACACGCAACGCATAGTCGACCGCCTCTTGCGGGCGTTGTTGAGCGAGCGCGATGAGAGCTAAGCCATGCATTGCCTCGGCGGAATCGCTCCGCAATTCGAGGGCCCGCCGATACGCTGTTTTCGCGGCCTCTAACTCGACGGCCTGGCGATGAGCGTGGCCCAACTGGATCGCGACTTCCGGCAGTGTTGAGGTGTGGCTTTGAAGCGATTGCAACAGCCTGGCCGCGTCGGCAGACTCCCCGCGTTGAAGGTGTATGCGAGCTTGCGTCAGCTTGACCATCGGGTGTGATCGAGTGTCAGGGCGCAGACGGTCGAGCGTGGCTTGACAGGCGTCGAGTTGCCCGAGTTTGAGGTGGCAGCGCACGATCTGCATGAGGAACGGGTCGGGGTCCAGGCCTTCAGTCTGGCTGAGTTCCTCCCATAGCGGAATGGCGCGTGCTGCCCGCTGGCTGTCGGACAGGGCGAGCGCGAGGTTCTTCTTCATGTCACGCACTGTACGATCGACGTTCGCCTGCGCGTCGTCGGACAGCGGCTCCATGTAGCCGAGGTCGACGAGTTGCCGCAGCGCCTCGGCCTCTGCCAGTGGATCGACGCGCGTTTCGGGCGGATGCATCCCGTCGTTGCCGACGAGGGCGTCCCAGCTGAATATCTGTTCCGGCGTGGTCGGTTCGACAAAGGCCTCGACCCACGGTCGGCCGTCCATGTCCGCGCCGACCGGCAGGCCGAAGGCTGTTAGGATTGTGGGCGTGACGTCCAGCAATGTCGCCCCATACAGTGTTTCGTTCGCCTTGACGCCGGGCCCGCTCATGCACGCGATGCCGAACGGGCGATGCCACGTTTCAGGGTTGTGCATGCCGTTGGCGCTCGGCCTTGCGGCGTCGCTGTGAAAGCCATGATCGCTGACCAGCATTACCAATGTATCTTCGCCGGCGTGATGCAGCAGCGTGGCGAGCATCATGTCATGCAACTGGTAGCAGCGGTCGATCACTTCGCCATAGATCAACGCATCCTGCTCCGACACTCCGTCCATCCGCGGCGCGCGATACGGCATGAACACGTGGCCGAACTGGTCGATGCCTTCGTAGTAAACGGCGGCGAAGTCCCACTCGCGACTGCTCATCAGCCGACAGGCCGACGCATGCACCGTTGTCATCTGTGCAATCAGGCGAGCCAGCTTCGCAAGGCGATCGTCTTTCGTCTGATCAATCATTGCCGCACGCGGGATGAAGCTGGTCAGCGTGGCGACGTCCAGCATGTCGGGTGTGACGATTAATCGTTCGAGATCTTCCGCCAGGTCGGCCGGGTGAAATGTTCCCGGTAGCATGTTGCGCTGCGCCGGCGGGATGCCGGAAGCGGCGGCGTATCGGTCGGACACGACCGCGCCGCGAATCGGCTCGGCAGGGTAACTGGCGAACCAGTTGACGACAATGGACGACAGGTCATGCTGTGAGAGGATGTTCCAGATGGCCTTGCAGCGACGACTCGTGCTGGTGACCGGGCGGACACCCTGACCGTCGGGCGTGGGCTCGGCGAAGCCGTGGATGCCATGCTTGTCGGCCCGCTTGCCGGTGGCGATAGAGTTCCACAGCATCGGCGAAAGGATCGGCCGAATGGTGGCAAGGTTGCCCGACGTGCCCGCTTGAATCAAGCGAGCGAGCGTGGGCATGCGCCCCTGGTCGATCAACGGCCGAATGATCTGCCAGTCGGCCGCATCCCAGCCGACAAGCAACACACGACTGGCTTTGCGTTCACTCATGATTCGGTTCACCTTTGCATCAGGATGTTCGTCGACGCATGACAAGACTGATCGCCCCGCCGAGCATTGCCACGAGACTTGTCGGTTCAGGGATGGGCACAAACTCGAAGTTCGTGATGACGATTTCAATCGAGTCGTTCGTAGCCGGCGCATTGCCCTGGAACAGCCAGAGATTCATGTGTACCCGTTCACCGCTTGGCACGGGGATGTCGCTGCCGGTGTACGTCCATTCGTGAATGAGGTGCGATGCTGGCGGGTTGCTGCCGTAGTGGCCGTGATGGCTTTGCCATTCGATCGCGTCAGGCGTCCAGTTGAAGCGATGGGTTGAATGGTTGCCTGTAAGGTTGAGGTCGAACGTTTCGGTATTGCCCGGCGTGGCGGCGGGCTGTGTGACATAGTTGCCCGCCGGATTGTTCGCATTGCCCCATCGCGCAAACTCGATGTCGATTTCGTTCTCATCGTCGAGATAGGTAAACAGGCCGAGCGTGACGTTGGGGTCGAGTTGTTCGACGTCGCTTGCCAGTTGGAAGCGATACTCGCCGTAGCCGAACGTTTCGGTCGAGACAACTTCCGCGGCGTACCACATGCTTCCGACGCGGCGGAGTTGCAGGTGCAAGTGTCCCTGGTCATCCACCCAGACGCTTTCGGTGCTGGCAGACCAGTTGTTCGGGCCAGGCCCGCCGTAGCCGGAGCGGACCGTCCAGTTGCGGCCTGCGAACTCGATCTCGCGGGCGAAGGTGACGTTGGCGAATGCGCCAAGCACCAGGCCGACGAACAGGCAGATGAACATTGGTTGCATTGGATCGCTCCATATAACGCGAACCGCCGCCGCCGCTCGCGACAGCAGGCCACACGTCTGGACAACGAACAAAGGAAGGGCCGCGACGATCATTGGGGCAAATCACGCCGCGGCCCATTGCTGATCAAGCCGGTTGGTCACGCGACTTGCCTGCGACGACGGAACGCCAGCGCGCCGGCGCCCGCGGCGAGCAATGCCAGCGACCCCGGCTCGGGAATCGCACCGGCCTCGATCGCAGTGTTGGGCGTTTCTTCGTAGGCGAACGACTTGAGCGTGACGGTCAGCCCCGCCCCTTCGCCGGTGATGTCCACTTCAAGCCAGCCGAAGCGCACATCACCTTCGCCGATGTCCCACTGCACACCGACGTAGCCGCCCGTGCCGACGAAGTTGTAAGCGTTCAGTGCGGCGAGATTCGCGCCGCTGGCAAACGAGGCACCCGGTCCGATCGACTCGCCTGCCTGGAAAGCAAAGACGTAGTAATCGCCATCACTGGTGAGCACCTTGCTGTCCTGCTGGCCGAGGTTGTAAGGATTGACGCGGATGCTTGAATTGAATGCCGAGATGGCGAACTCGTTGCGGTCATCGCCGTTGAGGTTGATGTAGATCGGCCCTTCACCTTGGCCGATGGTGACATCGTCAATGTCGGTGAAGATGATCGCCGCGTCGGCCGCCTGCCCGACAGCGAACGCGCCCAATCCCGCCGCTGCGGAATAGGCCAACAAGTGACGGTTAACCGATACGCCTGTCTTTACTTTCTGAGACATGAGACTCTCCTTCCAAGGGTTATGCAGACCATGTTTCGAAACGCATTGCAAATTCATCAGCATGTGGCCGACGCAAGCCGACCATCCGATCCATATTCATCCCCGGCCGAGGGCGACGCCATCAGTTGACGTGTCCGACGTCGAAGCCTGACTGTGCGGCAGGTCCATCCGTGGCGCGAGCGCCAGCCAGTCGGCGAGCCCCTCGGCAAGCCTCGGCTCAAGGCCGGCCCGCATTGTTCGCCACACGCCAAGCCGATGCAGAAACCCATCGAAGCTGCGCCCGTACCGCGGCGACCACAACGCTTCGCTGAACGCGGCCAGTCGAGGCAGCAGATGCTCAAACAGTTTCGCTTCCGTGGGCACAAACTCGGTCCACATCGCCATCTCGCTGCCCAGCACGCGATCGTGCAGTTGCGCGTCCAGCCCGTCGGGGATCGGTTCGAAGTGATACGCCTTTTCCAACGGCAGCACGATCATCCAGTCCGGCTTCTCGCACGCGACCGCTTCCGACCACGGGTAGTCCAGGTACACCCATTCATGATTCGAGTTGATCGTGCGATGCCCCAACATCGCGGCCTTCGCCGACTGCCCCGGATGCCAGCCTTGCACGATCTGTCCGCTCGGCATACCCGGGCCGAGGTTGTCGGCCCACACGATCGTTTCAAGCGGCAGTTTGGCCTGCACACGCTCGGTGATCTGCTTCATGAACCACGTCTGCAAGTCCGCTTCGTTGGCGATGCCATGGGTCTTCATTGCTTGTTGGCAATGTGGGCACTGTTCCCACAAGCCCGCCGGCCGTTCGTCGCCGCCGAGGTGGATATAAGGCGAGCGAAACATCGACGCGACCTCGTCAATCACGTTCAACAGAAACTGCTCGACCTCCGGCTTCCCCGCGCAAAAGACACGTCGGCCAGCCTTCGCCGTGTACGCATCCCAGCCGCGGCCACCCACCGGAATCGCCTCGCCCGAGCAGGACAACGACGGGTAAGCCACCAGCGCCGCATTGCAGTGGGCCGGCATCTCCACCTCGGGCACTACGATCACGCCACGGTCGGCCGCGTAGCTTTCCACCGCCGCAACGTCGGCCCGCGTGTAATAGCCACCCTCGCGATCCGCCCCCGACCCCCGCCACGCCGCCACCTCCGTCAGTCGCGGGTAACGCTCGATCTCAAGCCGCCAACCTTCATCATCACAAAGGTGCCAATGCAGTCGGTTCAACTTCAGCGACGCCAACAAATCGATCACCCGCTTGATCGTGCTCACCGACTGAAAGTGTCGGCTAGAATCAAGCATCAGCCCCCGCCAGGCGAACCGCGGTGTGTCTTCAATACGACAACAGCACAACGCACGCACATGATGCCGCGATCCGTCCCACTTCAACAGTTGCCCGAGTGTCGTCAGGCCGTACTGCAACCCCGCCGCAGCGCCAGCTTCAATCAGCACATCGGTTTCGCTCACTGTCAGGCGATACGACTCGGCGGTTTCATCCTTCCTTAACGCGACCAGCGACAAGCGCACCGTCGGCCGACCGTTGCCCGCGGCACCGTCGGCGATCGCCGTCAACCCTGTTTGCTGCGCCGCCCAGTCGACCAACGCATCTCGCTCACGTGAGGTCAGCCCCCGCTCCGCCGCGGTGTCCATTGCCATGCCGAACGCCGACCCCAAAGCAAGCGTGCCGCTTGCGGGCTTGTATGCCTTCGGGATCGGGATCAATTCCATTCTCATGCCGCACACTTCCGTGGCAACGCTTGAGCTGCCGTAAGCCAATCAACTTTGTGAACGCACTTCAACCGACCAGCACAGCGTCTGCCTCCGGATCGGTCAGCACGCCGTCGGCTCCAAGCAGTCGCCGATTGATCGCCACCAGCGCCGCGCCCATCGTCACACCTTGACTCAGTAACTCGCCCGAGCGGAACGCCACCGTCCGACCAGCCACCGGAATCGCATCCCGACGAACCTGCTCGGCGATCAACGCGAGCATCCCCCGGTTCGCGATCTGCACATTGCCCACAAACACCACCAGTTCCGGGTCGATCAGGTCGACGATCGCCGCGAGCATCGTGCTCAACCGATGCGACAGCTTGCTCAGGCCTTCCGTCAGTTCACCCTCGGGCTTCGCCATTTCAAGCAGGTCGCGTGCCGACAGGAGCACGTCGCTTGGCCGATCGATCAGGTTGTCAATCTCGCCCGCCGCGAAGTGGGCTCCGCGATACAACTGCCCGCCGAGCACGAAGGTCGCGCCAATGCCTCGCATCGCGTATGACGAGCCGTCCTCTTCGCTGTTGACCAGAAAGTAGACCGCATTGTTCGCCCCGACACCGCTGCCGATGCACGACTCGGCATAGGCAGCGAGGTTGGCGTCATTGTCGATATTCACCGGCACGCCGAACACACTTTCGATCGCCGCTGCCAGTTCGAATGACTCGACATTGAACCATCGCGATCGGAGCACCACGCCACGTTTCGGGTCGACAATGCCGGGCACGCCTACGCCGATGCCCAGCAGCCGGGCCCGCGACTGGCTTGCCCGCTTCAACCAAGCCTCGACGCGCGTGTGCAGCATTTCGGGCACGATGGAAACATCGCGGCCGAGGGTAATTCGATCGCGATCGATCACCTCGCCCGCCGCGTCGACATACACCAGCGAAGCGCTGTCGCCTTCCAGGCTCACGCCGACGAACCAACCGAAGTCGGGGTTGATTTCGATCAGTTCCTGCTTTTTGCCCACCCCGCCGCCGACGCGTTTGCCGACGGTGCGGATGATGTTCAACTCCAGCAGATCGCGAGCGATGTAGGTCAACGTCGAGCTGCGCAGTTGCGTCAGTTCCGAAAGCTGACGTCGCGAGAGTTGGCCATGCTGACGAAGCAGACGAATGACCAGCTCGCGATTTCGCTGGCCGGCGGTGGCCTGATTCGAGCCCAGTCCGTCGGGCGTGTGGTGGGGGACCATCATGATCGATTTCCAAAGCTGCGAAGGTGAAAAGCCTGTCGGCGTGTTCTGGGAAATTAGTTGCTGCCGTCCCATGTGATCAAATCAACCGTAATCTCCTCGGGTTGCATTGAACTGGCATGGCCATCCATGAACAACAGGTTTCCAGCGCCGCCAGCATGACGCAACGGATCAGGGAGCATCGCAAGAAAATCACGGTCAAAGCGATAGTGCACAAATTCAGGTGCACTGGCGACGCGCGGCGCGTTGCTGTCCCAGAGCATGATGTTGGAAGAGGGGTTGCGAATCACCGACGAACGTTCGCTTCGCCAGTTGCGGTCGTCGTTTTGATCCATCCCGGCTCGGTTGCCGCCCATTGCGATCCAGCCACCGCTGGGGCCATTCGTGAAATGGTCGAAGTTCAGCGCATAACTGCCGCCACGTTCAACTTTGTAGAACGCATAGTCAAGCGGCGCCGGTGCACCATAGGGCTCCGCGTCGTCCGGACACACCAGCAGCGACTGCCCAACCTCAGTCATGCTTGACGGGCTGTTGGTCGCCTCCGGATAGCGGCTCGCCAAGAACCAGGGCCAGAGATTGTCATTGACAATCGGCGTGAACAGGTAGTCGTCCTGATCACCAAGGTGGATCTGATGCACAATGCCCAACTGCCGCTGCTGGCCGAGGCAGACCATGGCGCGAGCAGCTGCCCGCGCCTGCTGCAACGCAGGCAGCAGGAGCCCGATCAGCAGGGAAATGATGCTTATCACCACCAAAAGCTCAATCAATGTAAATGCTTGTCGGCGGTTCATGGAAGTACCTCAATTCCCTCTATTGAGAGGATTTTTATGGGATAAAACAAAACGGCACCTTCAATGGCAGATTTGAACAAACATCAATTTACCCAACTTGGAACCCCTGTCAATAGTTATTTCAAACAAAGAGATAATTATTGACAGGCCGCCAGCCGACCGCTATTTTGGCTTCCATGAAAAACAACCCTTCTGTCCTGGCACGCGGCGTACGAATTGCCCTGATCGTCCTGTTCGCCAGCCTTGCCGGGCCTATGGCATACGGGGCCCAGATGAACAGTGACGCCACTCAGCCACCTGCTCAGCCGACGGGCATCCAGGGACTCTGGGTCTGGCAGGAGCAATGGGTCGCGGACGAGGCCGAGCAGGATCGGTTGATCGAGTTCTGCCGACAGTACGGCTTCAACATGCTCATGGTGCAGATTCACCTCGACGGCGGCGGCGGCCCTTCGCCTGCCCTCAAGTATCCCGACCAGCTCGCCGAGCTGATTCGCAAGGCCGCGGAGCATGGCATCGCTGTCGAAGCACTGGAAGGCGGCCCCGAACAAGCTTTGAAAGAAAATCACGACCACACGCTGGCGATCCTCGATGCCATCATCGCCTTCGACAGTACGTTGCCCGAGGACGCCCGCCTCACCGGCGTGCACTACGACATCGAGCCTTACGTCCTGCCTGCCTGGCAGGACCTCGACGACCGCCGACAGATCATGCTCGGCCTCGCGCAGTTCTTCGCCAAGGCCCGCGAACGCATTGACGAACACGCGCCGCATCTCACCCTCGCCGCTGACATCCCATTCTGGTACGACAACCTCGGCGAAGACGGCGAAGTCGAATTTGCCGGCCAGACCAAAAACATTCACCAGCACATTCAGGACATCTGCGACTACATCGGCATCATGTCCTACCGTCGCGACGCGACCGGCCCCAACTCCGTGGCCGAGCACGTTGAAACGGAAATGGCTTACGCCGAGCAGATTGGCAAGTGGGTCCTGCCCGCCCTGGAGACGGTCGAACTGACCGACACGCCGCAAATCACGTTCTTCGGCGAGTCGCCCGAATCGTTCTGGCAAACGCACAACGCGGTCCGCGAGCATTTCGCCGACCGGCCCGGGTTCGGCGGCATGCTGACGCATTCCTACCGATCGCTGCGTGAACTGTTGGAAGGCGATCAGGACTGAGCGTCGGCCTCGGCTGCCCGCGACCCGCCATCATGGAGGCAAATCGTGACGGACGCTTCATTCATTACCGTTGTTTCAGGGCTGCCGCGATCAGGCACGAGCCTGATGATGCAGATGCTCGCCGCGGGCGGCATTCCACCGCTGACTGACGATGAACGGGCGGCCGACGAAAGCAATCCCAAAGGCTATTACGAACTCACGCGAGTCCGGAAGCTCGCGGCCGACAGCACGTTTCTCGACGCCGCGGCCGGCCACGCCGTGAAAATCATCCATCGCCTCGTCACGCATCTGCCCGAGCGCCATCATTACCGCGTTATCCTGATGCGTCGCCCGATTGAAGAAGTCGTCGCCTCGCAGCGGGTCATGCTCGAACGCCTTACCAGACCAGGCGCCCGCCTGGCGGAAGATCGTCTTGCCGTCGTATTGGAGCAACAGCTTCAACAGACGCGACGGGTTCTGGTCCAGCAGTCGTTTGTGCAACTGCTGGAGGTCGACTATCACGCCATCCTCACGACCCCCGACCGGACAATTCAGGCGATCAATCATTTTCTCACCGGCCAATTGAACACAGCTGCCATGAAAGCCGTGGTCGACCCCAGGCTCTACCGGCAGCGACGCGATGCCATCGCCGTATGTTCATCAATTCCACTGGCATCTGTTCACGTACCGGGTACGGCGAACGACGATGAGCCAGCCGCAGGTCGGCAATGCGTCTAAGCGATGCAAGCCTGACTGAGGTGAAGTGCCTTTATCACGATCGTGACAATACGAGGCCGCCTTCGATCTCCGCCGGCACGCGCGACGACCTGTGCTTTGCCGTCGATGCGTTTGCGCAGGTTGAGCGCGAACTCGGACTATAGCCGCGGCCGTTGTATGCGTTCTCGCTGTTATCGAAGCGGTCGACGTTACTTGACTTCGCTGATCTTTACCGGCGCCCGATTTCGCGCGGAGAGCGTTGCCGCTTCGAGTACACGTTGCGTCTGGTAAGCGTCTTCGAAGTCGGCCATGGGCACTTCGAGCTTCCCGCCGCCGATCTGGTTGAACATGGTTGAGGCAAGGTTAATGAAGCCGTGCTCGTAGCCGAGGATGTGCGCGTCGGGCCACCACGCGTGCGCGAACGGGTGATGGTCGGCGTCGGTGACCATGATCCGCTGCCAGCCGTTGGTCTCGGCGTCACCCTGTGCGTTGTAGTACCAGAGCACGTTCATGTCTTCGAAGTTCCAGCGGATCGCGCCCTTTTCGCCGTGCACTTCGAGCTTGTTTTCGTTCTGACAGCCGATGGCCAGGCGGGTGGCTTCGAAACTCGCCGCCGCGCCGCCCTTGAAGCGGGCGAGGAACATGACCGTGTCGTCGACCGTGACTTTGCCCTTCTTCTTCGCAGCGCCGCCTTTGCCGCGGATGTTGCCGCCTTCATCGCCAGGCAACTCGCGCTGCTTGATGAAGGTCTCTTCGATCGCGCCGCTGACTTCGGTGATCTCTTCGCCGGTGACGAAACGGGCGGCGTCGATGGAGTGTGCGTTGAGATCGCCGTGCGCGCCGGAGCCGGCGAACTCCTTACGGAATCGCCAGACCAGCGGCGTCGCGGGCCCGCCCCAACCCTGAAGGTAGTTGGCGCGGACGTGATAGACCTGGCCGATCTTGCCATCCTGCACCAACTGCCGCGCCAGTGCCAGTGCCGG
This portion of the Phycisphaerales bacterium AB-hyl4 genome encodes:
- a CDS encoding NAD-dependent epimerase/dehydratase family protein; translation: MIRPNASPAGDDRPVVVVTSSSGLTGQAVVRRLAARCRVLGLGRVEPTTLIEGVEHLPCDITAERSLAEAMALVHRLAGDRLASVVHLAEDHAGDEAARRVFEHARPLAPRQFIYTSTMLVHASCEPGQRIDEHWPIEPRDARGRSAAAAERWLGEHGGATPTVTLRLADLYDDVCHAPSLARQVQRIYERQMLAEVYPGNVAHGRAMLHRDDLAEALECVIGRRDALPEYGVLLVGEPETLSYGRIQQRVAWQLYGQAWTTQSIPKSRAKAGAWVRGRVPVGEEPFVVGEAIDHVDDHYSLDISRAQAWLDWQPRRRLSEALRTIVQMLQADPVAWYREHGLPMPGWLEESARTRSTALFPPPTGE
- a CDS encoding family 16 glycosylhydrolase, whose product is MQPMFICLFVGLVLGAFANVTFAREIEFAGRNWTVRSGYGGPGPNNWSASTESVWVDDQGHLHLQLRRVGSMWYAAEVVSTETFGYGEYRFQLASDVEQLDPNVTLGLFTYLDDENEIDIEFARWGNANNPAGNYVTQPAATPGNTETFDLNLTGNHSTHRFNWTPDAIEWQSHHGHYGSNPPASHLIHEWTYTGSDIPVPSGERVHMNLWLFQGNAPATNDSIEIVITNFEFVPIPEPTSLVAMLGGAISLVMRRRTS
- a CDS encoding CBS domain-containing protein, with translation MQASEMMTTSIHCCTPTTRVADAAKKMKEHDIGAIPIVESESRRKLIGMLTDRDIVVRLVAESMNPLECDVEDAMTGQTFSVTPETSEEEVCQLMEEHQVRRVPVVDNEGNCLGIISQADIARRATEHETAELLKDISRPSRAA
- a CDS encoding biotin--[acetyl-CoA-carboxylase] ligase, translated to MTQASASNPIIDPAVLDVLLSAEGPMGVEAVALRCGLSVKQAMAELARLRAAGCELDEHPQHGVTLTEAGLSTWQDYLAWRLGAGRHVAVYRQTGSTQDVCRGLIAAYGRSADGALVVAEQQSAGRGRLGRRWVAPAGAGLAFSRVYVGDDEATVDRLMFATAVAVAEALERALGGKAAVGIKWPNDVCVDGRKLAGVLVEAEPTAAVIGVGVNTHLQADDLPSDEPTLRERVTSLAMLGVRTHRLAVLAAVVLAIDEALQRTPVSVLLERWRQRCTMLHQRVSLLSDGRPVTGQVLDLDAHAGLIVRRDTGEIVHLPAATTTVV
- a CDS encoding alkaline phosphatase family protein, producing the protein MSERKASRVLLVGWDAADWQIIRPLIDQGRMPTLARLIQAGTSGNLATIRPILSPMLWNSIATGKRADKHGIHGFAEPTPDGQGVRPVTSTSRRCKAIWNILSQHDLSSIVVNWFASYPAEPIRGAVVSDRYAAASGIPPAQRNMLPGTFHPADLAEDLERLIVTPDMLDVATLTSFIPRAAMIDQTKDDRLAKLARLIAQMTTVHASACRLMSSREWDFAAVYYEGIDQFGHVFMPYRAPRMDGVSEQDALIYGEVIDRCYQLHDMMLATLLHHAGEDTLVMLVSDHGFHSDAARPSANGMHNPETWHRPFGIACMSGPGVKANETLYGATLLDVTPTILTAFGLPVGADMDGRPWVEAFVEPTTPEQIFSWDALVGNDGMHPPETRVDPLAEAEALRQLVDLGYMEPLSDDAQANVDRTVRDMKKNLALALSDSQRAARAIPLWEELSQTEGLDPDPFLMQIVRCHLKLGQLDACQATLDRLRPDTRSHPMVKLTQARIHLQRGESADAARLLQSLQSHTSTLPEVAIQLGHAHRQAVELEAAKTAYRRALELRSDSAEAMHGLALIALAQQRPQEAVDYALRVVALVHHYPQAHETLGRSLAAVGRTDQAVLALRTAVRMAPSLKLANRLLAELHTQADQNAGQAWQHELMGRTSGA
- a CDS encoding PEP-CTERM sorting domain-containing protein (PEP-CTERM proteins occur, often in large numbers, in the proteomes of bacteria that also encode an exosortase, a predicted intramembrane cysteine proteinase. The presence of a PEP-CTERM domain at a protein's C-terminus predicts cleavage within the sorting domain, followed by covalent anchoring to some some component of the (usually Gram-negative) cell surface. Many PEP-CTERM proteins exhibit an unusual sequence composition that includes large numbers of potential glycosylation sites. Expression of one such protein has been shown restore the ability of a bacterium to form floc, a type of biofilm.), whose translation is MSQKVKTGVSVNRHLLAYSAAAGLGAFAVGQAADAAIIFTDIDDVTIGQGEGPIYINLNGDDRNEFAISAFNSSIRVNPYNLGQQDSKVLTSDGDYYVFAFQAGESIGPGASFASGANLAALNAYNFVGTGGYVGVQWDIGEGDVRFGWLEVDITGEGAGLTVTLKSFAYEETPNTAIEAGAIPEPGSLALLAAGAGALAFRRRRQVA